In Ciconia boyciana chromosome 3, ASM3463844v1, whole genome shotgun sequence, a genomic segment contains:
- the GPRC6A gene encoding G-protein coupled receptor family C group 6 member A, giving the protein MAFVSFLIPCFVIGTDIAFSCQNTDDFVGASSPGDIVIGGLFAVHSEMLRPEEYPIKPVIQNCAGFEVQIFLQTLAMIHAIEMINNSTLLSGVTLGYEIYDTCAEVTKAMASALRFLGKFNSSKDVVEFKCNYSDYIPRIKAVTGASYSEVSMAVSRLLALQLIPQVSPASSAEILSDKIRFPSFFRTIPSDFHQTRAMAHLICESGWNWIGVIATDDDNGRFALESFGVQVMANNVCIAFKEMLPAYLSDNTFHTKVDHAVEKIVKETRVNVIVVFMRQFHVLKLFKKAIERNVNKIWIASDNWSAAVKISTIPNIRQLGTIVGFGFKSGDISTFQDFLRKLHEKPTDNNKFLHEYVMLLSVCAHLEYHDFQTCISNQSQDDLLQNVENKHQIWRNDFLNANIEPGFIHSTILAVYAIAHAIKGQCKDRNCKDHSAFTPWELLEELKKVTIIDDDKEIKFDSKGDMSTSYDVLLWKEIDGHMEITTMAEYDPEKGDFIFENEEKKKEFLDLKKVQSTCSQHCRPGQMKKVTESPHTCCYECVYCPENHYSNQTDMDYCYRCNNKTYWAPINSTTCYRKTIHFLAWTDWFAIFLLFLSAFGVVLVLSISVIFTKNLNTPVVKASGGLTVCYIILFGHFLIFLSTVFFIDEPTEFKCKTRQALFGISFALCISCILIKSLKILLAFSFDPKLQNFLKCMYKPIPTVVTCTGIQVIICTFWLIFRTPFVKQNFSIPRAIILECNEGSVVAFGIMLGYIAALAFICFIFAFKGRKLPENYNEAKFITFGMLIYFIAWIVFIPVYATTFGKYLPAVEIIVVLISNYGILCCTFLPKCYIIIYKQETNTKSAFLKMIYTYSSKSAGSVSVSQISLDSKSSSSRATISDSCKSEKNSVTGNSHFQVPGQRLIKGKVLPKNSARTMSRKRLSSI; this is encoded by the exons ATGGCATTCGTTAGCTTTCTGATCCCCTGCTTTGTGATCGGCACTGATATCGCTTTCTCTTGCCAGAACACCGATGATTTCGTGGGCGCCAGTTCTCCGGGGGACATTGTTATTGGAGGCTTGTTTGCAGTTCATAGTGAAATGCTGCGTCCGGAAGAATATCCCATCAAGCCAGTAATTCAGAATTGCGCTGG CTTCGAAGttcaaatttttcttcagaCACTTGCAATGATACATGCTATTGAAATGATCAACAATTCAACACTCTTATCTGGAGTTACTCTGGGCTACGAAATCTATGACACATGTGCAGAAGTTACAAAAGCCATGGCATCTGCTCTGAGGTTCCTGGGTAAATTCAATTCTTCAAAGGATGTTGTAGAGTTCAAGTGTAACTACTCAGACTACATCCCGAGAATTAAGGCAGTCACTGGAGCCAGCTACTCGGAGGTGTCAATGGCAGTTTCAAGGCTGTTGGCTTTGCAACTAATCCCACAG GTCAGCCCTGCATCATCAGCTGAAATCCTCAGTGACAAAATCCggtttccttctttcttcaggACTATCCCCAGTGATTTCCATCAGACAAGAGCAATGGCCCACTTGATCTGTGAGTCTGGGTGGAATTGGATTGGAGTAATAGCCACCGATGATGACAATGGGCGCTTTGCTCTGGAGAGCTTTGGGGTCCAGGTCATGGCAAACAACGTTTGCatagcttttaaagaaatgctgccTGCCTATCTCTCTGACAACACCTTTCACACCAAAGTTGATCACGCAGTTGAGAAGATTGTCAAGGAAACCAGAGTAAATGTTATTGTTGTCTTTATGAGACAGTTCCATGTGCTAAAACTGTTTAAGAAGGCAATTGAGAGGAATGTAAATAAAATCTGGATTGCAAGTGATAATTGGTCGGCTGCAGTCAAAATCAGTACAATTCCCAATATCAGACAGCTGGGGACCATTGTGGGATTTGGATTTAAAAGCGGAGACATCTCCACATTCCAAGACTTTCTGAGAAAACTTCATGAAAAGCCCACTGACAACAACAAGTTTTTACATGAATACGTTATGCTTTTGTCAGTCTGTGCACACCTGGAATACCATGATTTTCAAACGTGCATTTCAAACCAGTCCCAGGATGATCTATTgcaaaatgttgaaaataaacATCAGATCTGGAGAAATGATTTTTTGAATGCCAACATTGAACCAGGATTTATCCATAGCACTATACTTGCAGTCTATGCCATTGCTCATGCCATTAAAGGGCAATGCAAAGACAGAAACTGCAAGGATCACTCTGCCTTCACCCCCTGGGAG CTCCTTGAAGAACTTAAAAAAGTTACAATCATTGATGATGATAAAGAAATCAAGTTTGACTCCAAGGGAGATATGAGCACCAGTTACGATGTacttctttggaaagaaattgaTGGCCACATGGAAATCACCACTATGGCAGAATATGACCCAGAGAAAGGTGACTTTATCTTTgagaatgaggagaaaaaaaaagaatttctggATTTAAAG AAGGTTCAGTCAACATGTTCCCAGCACTGCAGGCCAGGCCAGATGAAAAAGGTTACAGAAAGTCCACACACATGCTGCTATGAGTGTGTTTACTGCCCAGAAAACCATTACAGCAATCAAACAG ataTGGATTACTGCTACCGATGTAACAACAAAACCTACTGGGCTCCCATCAACAGTACCACATGCTACAGGAAGACAATCCATTTCCTCGCCTGGACTGACTGGTTTgctattttcctcctcttcctctccgcTTTTGgggttgtgctggttttgtcaaTTAGCGTAATATTTACTAAAAACTTGAACACGCCGGTTGTAAAGGCGTCCGGAGGTCTAACTGTCTGCTATATTATTCTCTTTGGccacttcttaatttttttaagcaccGTCTTCTTCATAGATGAACCCACAGAATTCAAGTGTAAAACTAGGCAAGCCCTCTTTGGCATAAGTTTTGCACTCtgcatttcatgtattttaataaagtcaCTAAAAATTTTACTAGCCTTCAGCTTTGATCCCAAGCTGCAGAATTTCCTGAAATGCATGTATAAACCTATTCCCACTGTGGTCACCTGCACTGGAATTCAAGTTATCATTTGCACCTTCTGGCTAATATTTAGGACACCTTTTGTCAAGCAAAATTTCTCAATCCCGAGAGCAATAATTCTGGAGTGCAACGAGGGCTCTGTTGTGGCTTTTGGGATCATGTTGGGCTACATCGCTGCCCTAGCCTTCATTTGCTTCATATTTGCCTTTAAAGGTAGGAAGTTGCCAGAGAACTACAATGAGGCTAAATTCATCACCTTTGGCATGCTAATTTACTTTATAGCGTGGATTGTATTTATCCCTGTCTATGCAACTACATTTGGCAAATACCTGCCAGCAGTGGAAATCATTGTTGTTTTAATATCCAATTATGGAATCCTCTGCTGCACTTTTCTTCCAAAGTGCTATATCATCATTTATaagcaagaaacaaacacaaaatctgCCTTTCTCAAAATGATTTACACATATTCCTCCAAGAGCGCAGGCAGCGTTTCTGTTAGTCAGATTTCTTTGGATTCAAAGTCTTCCAGCTCCCGAGCTACTATCTCAGACTCATGTAAATCTGAGAAAAACTCTGTGACTGGAAACAGCCATTTCCAAGTGCCTGGGCAGAGACTAATAAAAGGGAAAGTTCTTCCTAAAAATAGTGCAAGGACTATGTCCAGGAAAAGACTCTCCAGCATATGA